The following coding sequences lie in one Desulfuromonadales bacterium genomic window:
- a CDS encoding ubiquinol-cytochrome c reductase iron-sulfur subunit, with protein sequence MENDRIPPERRRFFLIIMLSGIGAVLAAAASWPVWQYLAPRKGVGEKEKVTIPRDQVPLGGTHFFTFRGHPAVVLQEKAGVFIALTAVCTHLGCIIKWLPEKGEFECPCHAGSFSPTGTVLGGPPPKPLESYPVSVQDDSIVIG encoded by the coding sequence ATGGAGAACGACCGGATACCGCCCGAACGGCGGCGTTTTTTTCTGATCATCATGCTGAGCGGCATCGGAGCGGTGCTGGCTGCGGCTGCCTCCTGGCCGGTCTGGCAGTATCTGGCTCCCCGCAAGGGGGTGGGGGAAAAGGAGAAGGTTACCATCCCCCGGGACCAGGTGCCGCTGGGCGGAACGCATTTCTTCACGTTTCGTGGCCATCCTGCCGTGGTCCTGCAGGAGAAGGCGGGTGTGTTCATCGCCCTCACCGCGGTTTGCACCCACCTCGGCTGCATCATCAAATGGTTGCCGGAGAAGGGCGAGTTTGAATGCCCCTGCCATGCCGGCAGTTTTTCCCCGACCGGCACGGTGCTCGGCGGACCGCCTCCCAAACCCCTGGAGTCCTATCCTGTCAGCGTGCAGGATGATTCCATCGTGATCGGATAG
- the gshB gene encoding glutathione synthase, producing the protein MPALTAVFIIDPPERLDPPTDTSLALMRESLRRGQQVFYCTLAELRLVNESPSARVRPVVFPPGAELFAAGEERELDLATIDVLYMRKDPPVDAAYLHATYILDRLPPRVLQVNPAQALRRHCEKLIPLHLPGLLPETVVSRAARDLNDFLDRIGRIVLKPLDDCSGRGIFSLTRDDPNRRALIDQVTAAGSRYVQGQRFLPEIAEGDKRVLLLGGEILGWLRRVPAPGDFRSNVNAGGRCLPCELTDSDRAICARLGAWLSREGIVLAGADLVGQHVLEVNITSPSCLREMDDLTGERLERKIIDYVERRCRS; encoded by the coding sequence ATGCCCGCCCTGACTGCGGTCTTCATCATCGATCCGCCCGAGCGCCTCGACCCACCCACCGACACCTCCCTGGCCCTGATGCGGGAGAGCCTGCGCCGCGGCCAGCAGGTATTCTACTGCACCCTTGCAGAATTGCGGCTGGTTAACGAATCACCCAGTGCTCGGGTCCGCCCCGTGGTTTTCCCGCCCGGGGCTGAGCTGTTTGCAGCCGGCGAGGAGCGGGAGCTCGATCTGGCAACGATCGATGTACTCTACATGCGCAAGGACCCGCCGGTGGACGCCGCCTACCTGCACGCCACCTACATCCTCGATCGGCTGCCGCCACGGGTGCTGCAGGTCAACCCGGCCCAGGCACTGCGCCGCCACTGCGAGAAGCTGATCCCGCTCCATCTGCCGGGACTGCTGCCGGAAACGGTCGTCTCCCGCGCCGCCCGCGACCTCAACGACTTTCTCGACCGGATCGGCCGGATCGTCCTCAAACCCCTGGACGACTGCAGCGGCCGCGGCATCTTTTCCCTGACCCGCGACGATCCCAACCGCCGTGCCCTCATCGACCAGGTGACTGCCGCCGGCAGCCGCTACGTGCAGGGGCAGCGCTTCCTGCCTGAAATTGCCGAAGGGGACAAGCGCGTGCTGTTGCTGGGGGGGGAGATTCTCGGCTGGCTCCGGCGCGTGCCGGCTCCTGGCGACTTCCGCTCCAACGTCAACGCCGGCGGCCGCTGCCTGCCCTGCGAACTGACCGACAGTGACCGTGCCATCTGCGCCCGCCTGGGGGCTTGGCTCAGCCGGGAGGGGATTGTTCTGGCGGGCGCCGATCTGGTCGGCCAACACGTTCTGGAGGTCAACATCACCAGCCCTTCCTGCCTGCGCGAGATGGACGATCTGACCGGCGAGAGACTGGAGCGCAAGATCATCGACTATGTCGAGCGCCGCTGCCGCAGTTGA